A region from the Rosa rugosa chromosome 6, drRosRugo1.1, whole genome shotgun sequence genome encodes:
- the LOC133718462 gene encoding protein trichome birefringence-like 33 isoform X2: MHKMKSPPFSSSSSFSVLRKARLSPYLFTLLAFILFVAVLYGEDLMCIFSRQLEPAAAFSDHLVVKPGESTHRVQLKIFRPQKQRQKLPFSIGKTDPECDIFTGRWVWDESNRPLYEESECPYIQPQLTCQEHGRPDKDYQKWRWQPDGCDLPSFNATLMLETLRGKRMMFVGDSLNRGQYVSMICLLHSLIPDEAKSMETFDSDSRTVFTAKDYNATIEFYWAPFLLESNSDNAVNHRISDRLVRKGSMNYHGKHWKGVDVLVFNTYLWWMTGQKFKILQGSFEDEVKDIVEVPTAEAYRMAMKSMLRWVRRNMDRNKTRVFFTSMSPSHGKSIDWGGEPNGNCYNQTSLIEDPNYWGSDSRKNIMEVIGEEFRKSKVPISFLNITQLSSYRKDAHTSIYKKQWSPLTPEQLANPVSYADCVHWCLPGLQDTWNELLFAKMFYP; this comes from the exons ATGCACAAAATGAAGTCACCCCcattctcttcctcttcttccttctccgttTTGCGTAAAGCTCGCCTCTCTCCCTACCTCTTCACCCTCCTCGCCTTCATTCTCTTCGTCGCCGTCCTCTACGGCGAGGACCTCATGTGCATTTTCAGCCGGCAACTCGAACCCGCCGCCGCCTTCTCCGACCATCTCGTCGTCAAACCCGGTGAGTCAACTCACCGAGTTCAGCTGAAGATTTTCCGACCCCAGAAACAGCG GCAGAAGCTGCCGTTCTCCATCGGGAAGACTGATCCGGAGTGCGACATCTTCACCGGAAGATGGGTTTGGGACGAGTCGAATCGGCCGCTTTACGAGGAATCGGAGTGTCCCTACATCCAGCCACAGCTGACTTGCCAAGAACACGGACGGCCGGATAAGGACTACCAGAAATGGCGGTGGCAGCCGGACGGCTGTGATCTTCCCAG CTTCAATGCTACTTTAATGCTGGAGACTCTACGAGGGAAGCGGATGATGTTTGTGGGAGATTCTCTGAACAGGGGTCAGTATGTTTCTATGATTTGTCTTCTCCACTCCCTTATTCCCGATGAAGCCAAATCCATGGAAACCTTCGACTCAGATTCACGAACTGTTTTCACAGCCAAG GATTACAATGCCACAATTGAGTTCTATTGGGCGCCATTTCTTCTTGAGTCGAACTCGGATAATGCTGTCAACCATAGGATATCGGATAGGCTTGTCAGGAAAGGGTCCATGAATTACCATGGCAAACACTGGAAGGGGGTTGATGTATTGGTGTTCAATACCTATCTGTGGTGGATGACCGGCCAGAAATTTAAGATCTT GCAAGGGTCTTTCGAAGATGAGGTGAAAGATATTGTGGAGGTGCCAACCGCGGAGGCTTATCGTATGGCAATGAAAAGTATGCTAAGATGGGTGCGGAGGAACATGGACCGCAATAAGACAAGGGTCTTTTTCACCAGCATGTCACCTTCCCATGGAAA GAGTATTGACTGGGGAGGTGAACCAAACGGGAACTGTTACAATCAAACTAGTTTGATCGAAGATCCTAACTATTGGGGTTCAGATTCCCGGAAAAATATAATGGAGGTAATAGGAGAAGAATTCAGGAAGTCAAAGGTGCCCATTTCATTCCTCAACATCACCCAGCTCTCGAGTTATCGCAAAGATGCACACACGTCAATCTACAAGAAGCAGTGGAGTCCATTGACTCCAGAGCAATTAGCAAACCCTGTTAGCTATGCAGATTGTGTTCATTGGTGTTTGCCTGGTCTGCAGGATACTTGGAATGAGCTTCTCTTTGCCAAAATGTTCTATCCTTGA
- the LOC133718462 gene encoding protein trichome birefringence-like 33 isoform X1 yields MHKMKSPPFSSSSSFSVLRKARLSPYLFTLLAFILFVAVLYGEDLMCIFSRQLEPAAAFSDHLVVKPGKIKRQKLPFSIGKTDPECDIFTGRWVWDESNRPLYEESECPYIQPQLTCQEHGRPDKDYQKWRWQPDGCDLPSFNATLMLETLRGKRMMFVGDSLNRGQYVSMICLLHSLIPDEAKSMETFDSDSRTVFTAKDYNATIEFYWAPFLLESNSDNAVNHRISDRLVRKGSMNYHGKHWKGVDVLVFNTYLWWMTGQKFKILQGSFEDEVKDIVEVPTAEAYRMAMKSMLRWVRRNMDRNKTRVFFTSMSPSHGKSIDWGGEPNGNCYNQTSLIEDPNYWGSDSRKNIMEVIGEEFRKSKVPISFLNITQLSSYRKDAHTSIYKKQWSPLTPEQLANPVSYADCVHWCLPGLQDTWNELLFAKMFYP; encoded by the exons ATGCACAAAATGAAGTCACCCCcattctcttcctcttcttccttctccgttTTGCGTAAAGCTCGCCTCTCTCCCTACCTCTTCACCCTCCTCGCCTTCATTCTCTTCGTCGCCGTCCTCTACGGCGAGGACCTCATGTGCATTTTCAGCCGGCAACTCGAACCCGCCGCCGCCTTCTCCGACCATCTCGTCGTCAAACCCG GGAAGATCAAGAGGCAGAAGCTGCCGTTCTCCATCGGGAAGACTGATCCGGAGTGCGACATCTTCACCGGAAGATGGGTTTGGGACGAGTCGAATCGGCCGCTTTACGAGGAATCGGAGTGTCCCTACATCCAGCCACAGCTGACTTGCCAAGAACACGGACGGCCGGATAAGGACTACCAGAAATGGCGGTGGCAGCCGGACGGCTGTGATCTTCCCAG CTTCAATGCTACTTTAATGCTGGAGACTCTACGAGGGAAGCGGATGATGTTTGTGGGAGATTCTCTGAACAGGGGTCAGTATGTTTCTATGATTTGTCTTCTCCACTCCCTTATTCCCGATGAAGCCAAATCCATGGAAACCTTCGACTCAGATTCACGAACTGTTTTCACAGCCAAG GATTACAATGCCACAATTGAGTTCTATTGGGCGCCATTTCTTCTTGAGTCGAACTCGGATAATGCTGTCAACCATAGGATATCGGATAGGCTTGTCAGGAAAGGGTCCATGAATTACCATGGCAAACACTGGAAGGGGGTTGATGTATTGGTGTTCAATACCTATCTGTGGTGGATGACCGGCCAGAAATTTAAGATCTT GCAAGGGTCTTTCGAAGATGAGGTGAAAGATATTGTGGAGGTGCCAACCGCGGAGGCTTATCGTATGGCAATGAAAAGTATGCTAAGATGGGTGCGGAGGAACATGGACCGCAATAAGACAAGGGTCTTTTTCACCAGCATGTCACCTTCCCATGGAAA GAGTATTGACTGGGGAGGTGAACCAAACGGGAACTGTTACAATCAAACTAGTTTGATCGAAGATCCTAACTATTGGGGTTCAGATTCCCGGAAAAATATAATGGAGGTAATAGGAGAAGAATTCAGGAAGTCAAAGGTGCCCATTTCATTCCTCAACATCACCCAGCTCTCGAGTTATCGCAAAGATGCACACACGTCAATCTACAAGAAGCAGTGGAGTCCATTGACTCCAGAGCAATTAGCAAACCCTGTTAGCTATGCAGATTGTGTTCATTGGTGTTTGCCTGGTCTGCAGGATACTTGGAATGAGCTTCTCTTTGCCAAAATGTTCTATCCTTGA